The genomic segment CTCTTCAGTTCACATATGCTGCTCAACGCTCAggtcatttttattaattatttctagGCATCTCAGCTAGAATTTTCAGCACCACAGTTATTCACTACAAATGCATAGTtggtttaataaaataaacacacaaaggatttcctttaaaattttgttctgcagtgagctgtgatcatgtcactgtatgCCAATCctttagtctgggtgacaggatgagaccctgatcaaaaataagtaaataaaataaaatagtgttaATAATATGAGCTATTAGTTATTAACCCTGCTCTTCATCTGTAAACTTGCAAAGGAAACTCTACCTTGATTTTTAAATCCTACTTTTAGAAGATGAAGAAATAATTACTGCAAGGGCCTAATTCTTTGTCTTATTCCCCTGTTTTTATCAAGGTTGTGTTTAAGGGGAAATACCGGCTTTTTTATTCTTGCAAATATTGGAACACTTTCTGTTTTGTGATAAAAGATGCAACATAACAtagcttgtatttttttaattaattataccCTGAGATAAAGAACCTATGTGGTGTTTAAACCCTAAGATTATTTGAAGATACTCACCGATTGTGCATGAGCTAGACAAGTTGATCATATACACTTTCTGTATATAGCACATTTAAGCATTATGTTTTCAGCTCTGTTTCAAACTTAGTCTTTATATCTCTGGTTAAATATTTGCATTGGCATTTATCAGGATGGTCTGTCAATACTGTACTTTCATGCAAGGCCACATTaataaatcatcttttaaaatttcaaaatattattggaCTTATTCCTAAAATATAGTTGTTGTttgataaatgtttactgaattttTGCATACATACGGTATGTCTTcctacaatttttgtatttccactCTGTGTTTCTATTAGCAAATGTATGTACCAATAAACAGCATAAGAATGCTAGTTCATTGACTGTGTATACATACTTTGTGCCCAGCAAAAATCTAGTCTATATTTCGATACAAAATGTAAATAGGTGCTGATATTATTTAAGAAGGGACCTTATGTTCAGGTATTTAATATGGTTTCAAACATGGTGTATGTGGTCAGAAAGACTTGGATTTAAATCCTATTCCTGCTGCTACACCCTTTTTAACcttctcatttctcatttttaagatAAGAATAACGGATCTTGCTTCATAAAGTTgaaatgaggattaaatgggataatatatGTCAAGCATATAGTGCTGTGCTTGATATCAGGAAAACACTTAATGAATTGTGgcagctgcttttctttttgtcatcATTGTCAATAGTTGTCAGTTGTAATTGTACTAGTATACAATTAAAGATGTATTTATTACACTTACTTTTGGTAAATTCCAGCCAAAAGTTCACtttcctcttttctgttttctttctttttaatgttttctttcagtatacctcatttaacatttttgtggAACCAACATGTGTGACTAGGACTGGCCATAGATAGTACTTTTATGATTAACAGATTTCTAGGAATGTAGCATTTTTGTGACTgagagtttaattttaaaaagagaaaactcaggccaggtgcagtggctcatgcctgtaattccagcactttgggaggccaagatgggcagatcacctcaggtagggagtttgagaccagcctgaccgacataaAGAAAttccttctctactgaaaatacaaaattagccaaaagtggtggcacatgcctgtaatcccagctacttgagaagctgaggcaagagaatcacttgaacctgggaggcggaggttgtggtgagctgagattgtgccattgcactccagtctgggaaacaagagtgaaactccatctcaaaaataaataaattaaaaaacaaaggcagggcgcagtggctcaagcctgtaatcccagcactttggaaggctaaggcgggcggatcacaaggttagaagttcaagaccaacctgaccaaaatggtgaaaccccatctctactaagaaatacaaaaattagcgaggtgtggtggtgagtgcctgtaatcccagctacttgggaggctgaggcaagagaattgcttgaaccccagaggcggaggttgcaataagccaagatggcaccactgcactccagcctgggcaacactgcactccagcctgggcaacagagtaagacgctgcctcaaaaaaaaaaaagaaacctctctTGAGGAAACAATGGCAAATTGTACAATTCAACCACAATATAAATGTATGGGTTGCTTCTCAAAGCTTCCCTAGTAGTTTAAAGACAGAATGGTTCCCCTCTACCCTCTCAAGGCGTATACAAGGTTGGGCAATGCACAAATGACACATAGGAAGCAGGTGAGAGAAAAGGAATGCCAGAGACTTTGAACCTTTTCCCCCACCACCAAATAGAGTTTTGAGTTTCCTACAGTTCTGGTCCTCCCTGTGCGCTTTTCCTAAAATGTGTCCCACTCACCAACTCTGCACACATATACACGAGATAGATACTGGTACCCGGACCTTTCATTTTACTTCCCAATTCTGTCAAAATTCAGATTTCTAAAGAGCTCCTGTTAAAGCCACTCTCTTAAGTGTAATCAAAAAGAGGAGTTAGGAAACAAGAATCTGAAACTGTGCTTTGGGAGATAAAATTAAGAAAGGAAGGGGCTAATGGGAGGCTCTTTTCTCTGAAAGCTTACCTTTCtgtgtgtttaaaataaaaaagatactttcctaatatttctgaaattcagGAAATGAGAAGCTACTACAGCTATGTAGGCATGCAACTCCACAATATGGATCATTCTTTCTCAGATTAAGTGATAGttctttaaggaaaaatatttgaaactcaCATACATTTATTTGGTTTTCTCCCGTATCAACCATTACTTTATGATACCCACTGCAACcttgatttcccaggctcaagcagtcctctggtttcagcctcctgagtagcttggatgacAGGCACATGTTTCTgtgcctaatttttgtttttctgtagatACAtgatctcatcatgttgcccagactggtcttgaactcctgcactcaagccatcctcccgcctcacctcccgaagcactgggattacaggcataaactatGGCCCAAAGCAATCTTagtaaataatgagaaaaatcgCAGTTGTTCTATGACCTTTAGCAATTTCGATAAAAGTATTTAACTCCTAGTgttgattatatatgtatatggacaGGCAAAAACAGTAAAACTACTACTTAGTACGTTATTATATATGTAGTACAGCTTGACACATGAGAACCATTGAGAATTAGTTGTTTTGTGAAAAACTTctggagaataatttgaataatGCTTCCCTTCTGATATAATTTATGATAGGAAGCTAGCATGATTTCTGATATCTTGATGAATTTTCACAATTCTAAGTTTGTATCAACTTCCAGCATTCTATCCTTTGCTCTCAATGTTTTGAGAGAGCTCCACATTGCTTTAGAGTGAAGTGTTTTGTCAGCCCATCATTTTCTCTCAACATCTTCATGCTTTTCACTACAACGTTTCTCATCCCGATTAGTAAATTTGCCTCTACAAGGTACTTCTGGCATATCTAGAATCTCTTGAATGGACTGACATTGTTGTCATAGTCCCACAGTCGGTGATTTCTTCCATAACTACATTTACATTTGATTCCAATTTCACTTCCAGTGTtatcattgtttatttctttgctaCACCTTCATCTTTGTTGACCAGTTctttttattatctgtttttgtaaaatgTCATGTGGGTTTTTAACTGGAAGACAAGGAGGAAGCCCAACTGTATAGTTCGCTATCTGTGTGTTAACTGTAAAACAGGTAGATGCAGTGACTAATCACTGACCTTGAAAGAAGTGACTTGATGGGTCACTGATCATGAAGCTTGTCTATTATTTATATAGCGTTTTGCAAACCGAAAAGCTAAAAGTGAAGGTTTTACTTTATGCAGTTACTCATTAATATGGTGTGGTAACTGAAATTTGAACCATGTTGTTGGATACTGGTGTTATTTAACTAAACCATGGTAACTGAAATGTGCGCATATTCAAACTATATAAAGCAAGGATATCAACACTGAAAACCTGTCAGACCACAAAAGCTGGTCCATGTCCAAAGATTGCTTTCACTTTGTTTCATTATTACCTCAGCTACCAAATAAGGAAAGGATATAAAGTCAAAGTTTGAATAGGAGGCAACTGGACTGACTTCCCGAGTGGCCCCCTTGTTCCTCAAGAAGGCATTTCTGAATTTCGGCAGTCTTGGCCACCCACTGGGCTTGCTACATTTACCCATTTTGTTGGAATTGCCATTGAGAACCAGAAGGGCAAAGTGAATTTGCTCAAGGTTCATAACTAGTTAATAGTAGCGTAGCACTAGCACTTATCAGTTTTTTAGTACTCAGGTGTGGTATTCTTTTACcatgtttgttttcttcaaatcCCCTTCAAACACATCCTGTTTTTCTGTGTGATAGACTATAAGAAAATATGGTCTTAGGAACTTTCTGTTGTTAAAGATGCTCTTTATTTAGTTATACTGCCCCAAAGGTCATACCAATAGGACTTCCATTTCTCTTCTAGGGACAGAAATGATCTTGTTTCCTTTAGCTATTTGGACAAGGGGAActctcatccttttctttcatccAGAATGTATTTATCAGTTAATATTgcaagctgaaaaaaaaattctttaagctCCTGTTAGATTCTGGCAGAATATACTTCCGATATCAGTTGTAGCTCCCAAACTGCTCTAGTGTTTTCTCTGGCATAATGAAGCCTTTGGCCATCACTGCTACTTTGAAAATCAAAGCCTTTTGGTCTCTAAtggaatgtttataaaaatactcCATTTTGAAATTTGCTCAGGAAAAGGAAGTATGGTAAATGATATTAGAAATCCCTCCGGCTTGCCTTGGCATTGcttcatttaatattatatacTCGAAATATCTGGAAGAGTATGAATATGAAAGTATTAAAACCCAAAGATAAATAAGCCCTTACCCATATCCTTGTCTTCTATGGAACTGTAGCATCAGATACTTATCCCTTATTGTTATTTCTGTATAATAAGATAAATTGCCCTTTGCCAATTTTAATATAGTTATCTTGGATAAACTAAAAGTCTCCTAACACCTATGTCAAAAGTTTCATCTATTTGCAGTCTTACTAAGGTGAAGTTTTTTGGGGTGGAGCAGTATAGAATGCCAAGCCTGTAGAAAAAAGGCTATACTGTATATATGTCAGTCTCTGTTGCTTTCTTGGGTGTCAGTGAAAAAAAGAACTAGTCAAATGCAGTAAACTAAACATGTTTAGTTTAGTAATACAGTGACTGTCATAATACTTAACATGTAAAAGAAGGCTAAGGACCTTTAGCTTATCCTGTGGTATTAACCCTGTCTTAATGTAAGGGTAAGAGAATGacttttattcagtaaatatacaGCAGACAAGTGCTGTATACCATCAGTTGTTCTAGGAATCTAGCAGTGAATATAAGATAGTCAGACTCCCTGCTCTCCTTGAGCTTCTATTCTAAtgtgggagaaagaaagcaaacaaattaCATGAATTGATTAATTGATTAGTTGCATAgctttttgtatatatttctgtCAGTCTGCCCACCAGCACAGGTCCCTTATTACCCTGGGAGAAGGGTCTGATCACTGAAAGTATTATAGATTTATTGAGTATTGAAATGAAACTTACAGAAATTGGGGGCAGTGGCTTTTAGAAAACAGCCTAACTCCATCAGTGACTGCTCCTTGCTTGTTCCTCTCATCTGTGATCTGCTGCTGGCCTTTGTTATTTCTCTCTGAAATAACACAAACATTATGTTTATGGCTCTCACTGACTTCAAACCATAtgttacatcttttaaaaacatgatttctAAAAAAACAATACAGAGGCAAATACAGTGTCTTAAGATGATATTGTATTTGAAATTCCAAGCTAAAGCCCTGGAACAAGAAGCTGCTAATATTTTGGgaagcattctttattttttgttagtttttctgtGTATAGGCCTCTGAGTTCCCAAAGATGTCCTTTGGTAGCAACTGACTTACTATTTAGTAGCATGATTTGATTTTAAGTCATTTGATTCGTTTTTATCTGAGGAGATacctttattataaaaattttgctTGAAAAAATTATCTTGGTGAGCAAATGTAATAAGGCTGTCACTTTTGCTTATTTGCATTAAATAAACATGCTACACACTTTTTCCATTTAACGGTTGTTTGATTATGACAGAGTAGTTACAATCAAGAACTCACAAACATTTTAACTTAGTGTACTGAAAGGTCTTTGTCCGCTTTTGAAAAATTCTCTTAAGGAACTACAACTCTGTGAAGTACTACATTTATAAGCCAAAGCAtttttaacaaagaagaaaaactccCATCTTTCATTTAACCAAATATAAAGTAAACTTCTTTAAAACAGGAGGCTTGTTATTAtagatggttttgtttttgttatacctgtggtttttgctttgtttttttagaagTTGAAGGGAGTGTACTTTCTCCAGGGGTTCAGTTAATTGCAGTGAGTAGATCAATATTCAGCAATCATGTCTTTTAAAGCTCTTTCTAATCTTGAGATTTTATGATTCTATATTTGTCTTTGCCTCTGCCTTTTCCTTCAGTGACAAGAGTGCAGAGATTATGTAGGGGTTGGGATGGGGAGTGAATTAGGCTAGTGGTTTGGGAGGTGATGGGCATTAAGTGGGAGTCTAAAACGTTGTGGTTGATTCTAAGGGGCAATTGCTATTCGCTTCTGcttttttggtagtttttttttttaatactacatTATGTTcttaattgtaattattttttaaattaggggaaaaaagagaagaaaaagataaaaatcatctTCTCATATCTTCCTCCAAGCAGACAATCCCTTAATTCTTAGAAATGGGACAATACATAAATCATCAAAAAGATGTAAGAATaggcttttgaaaataattttgaaggagATAAGGTATTTTTCATGGGATTATAACAAGGCTTATGTTATTTATTGGCTTATAAGAAGTTTCCTgaaagatagatttttttttagtgatgtGATTGAATTTAAAGTAGATGTTTTATGTCCCTTGGAGCTGGACAGTGTTTTTATCTTTGTGTTTCCAGCCCCCAAAATACCACCTAACCTACAATAGGTATTCAAAAATTGTTTCCTGAGCTTAACCCAGCACACATTCCTGATGGAAATAAAAGCAAGATAATCCCAGGTAAAAGGAGTCGTTTTTTATGAATAAAGGAATTATTTTTCAGTCACTCTCCAACATGTTCTCTTTCAGaaaatgtacaattttttttttgcatagtatATTGGAATCATAAGCACTGACTTTGTATTTCAAAGTTGAAAGAAATGAGATTGATGTCCCACACAGTtgtaaaatgccaaaaataaGTAGTGCTGACATGAATTAAAGGCCAGTGCTCTGAAAGGCCACAGAAAAGCTTCAGATCAAGGGTGGCTATAATTGAAAGGACCCAAATAAGTATTTAAAACCACCCCTCCTGGGACTGCTAAGATTTCTGAATTTCAAATTGGCATTTTATGTTTGACAAGGTGACATTGTATAAGAAATGTATTGTAAAACACTGCTGTATGATAGGAAAATGATTGAATGTAAATATTTCAAGATGTAGACCACTGTTCAAATGTTATCATAAATCTTTGCCATTGTTTTAGGGGGTAACTCTTCATGCATATATGAGCTGAATTGATAGAGCCAGTCTTTGAGGGGAAATCATCAGTGCGTTTCTGCCTCTCTGCTACCACTAGTCTGATTCAACCACAAAAATATCCCATTAGGTTTTGCTGTTACTGTCGtatgtttattattatgtaaGTGGGAAAACCTTTTTTTGAAAATACACATCTGGCATTTGCCCTGCTCATTAAGTGGTCTGAAATGTCACTGTTGTGTGAAATTAGAATAGCCTGGGACAGTTTTCACTCTCAaaccttgaaaagaaaaaaaaaagcttgacgTATAGGATTAACTCTCTTTTCATTCTGTATAGATTTGGAAGGTTTGCAGTTGCTGCTCTTCAGTCCAAAGTAGAACAGTATGAGCGTGAAACCAATCGCCTCAAGAAAGCCCTGGAACGAAGTGATAAGTATATAGAGGAACTAGAATCTCAAGTTGCACGGCTAAAAAATTCAAGTGAAGAGAAGGAAGCTATGAATTCCATTTGCCAGAGAGCACTTTCTGCAGATGGCAAGGGGAGCAAAGGCAGTGAGGAGGATGTGGCATCAAAGAATCAGGGAGATAGTGCCAGAAAGCAGCCCAGCTCATCCACCTCCAGTTCTCACCTACCAAAGCCTTCCAGCAGCAGACTCTGTGACAGTTCTGCGAGGCAGGAAAATACCAGCAAAGCAGAACTTAACTGTTCTAAGAACAAAGACCTATACCAAAAACAGGTAGAAATAATGTTAGATGTGACCGATACAAGTATGGATACTTATTTGGAAAGAGAATGGGGGAATAAACCAAGCGACTGTGTACCCTACAAAGGTGAAGAACTTTATGATCTTCCAGCTCCTTGTACTCCTTTGTCCCTTAGTTGCCTTCATCTCAGTACTCCAGAAAGTAGAGAGAGCTCTGTGGTCCAAGTAGGAGGTTCCAAAAAGCACTCAAACCATCTGAGAAAATTGGTATTTGATGACTTTTGTGATTCTTCCAGTGTTTCTAATAAAGATTCTTCAGAAGATGATATAAGtagaagtgaaaatgaaaagaaatcagaatgTTTTACTTCCCCAAAGACAGGATTTTGGGACTGTTGTTCTACAAGCTTTGCTCAAAGCTTAGATTTTGAAAGTTCAGAGGGGAACACAATAGCAAATTCTGTTGGAgaaatatcttcaaaattgaGTGAGAAATCAGGCTCATGTATATCTAAGAGGTTGAATTCTATTCGCTCTTTTGAAATGAACCGAACAAGAACATCCAGTGAGGCATCGATGGATGCTGCTTACcttgacaaaatctctgagttggATTCAATGATGTCAGAGTCAGACAATAGCAAGAGCCCTTGTAATAACGGTTTTAAGTCACTAGATTTGGATGGGTTATCAAAGTCATCTCAAGGCAGTGAATTTCTTGAGGAACCCGATAAGTTGGAAGAAAAAACTAAGCTAAACCTTTCCAAAGGTTCTCTAACTAATGATCAGTTAGAAAATGGAAACGAATGGAaacccacttctttttttctcctttctccatctGACCAAGAAATGAATGATGATTTTTCACTCCATTCTGGTTCTAGTCCAGGAACTAATGAACTCAAACCCCCAAGCTGTttgtttcagacagagttttCCCAAGGCATTTTATTAAGCAGTTCACATCGACTATTTGAAGATCAAAGGTTTGGGTCATCTTTATTTAAGATGTCCTCAGAGATGCACAGTCTTCATAACCACCTTCAGTCTCCTTGGTCTACTTCCTTTGTGCctgaaaagaggaataaa from the Callithrix jacchus isolate 240 chromosome 1, calJac240_pri, whole genome shotgun sequence genome contains:
- the OBI1 gene encoding ORC ubiquitin ligase 1 isoform X2; translation: MALPGRRSRPACAQFWRGVAVRQPVICINNHVFCSICIDLWLKNNSQCPACRVPITPENPCKEIIGGTSESEPMLSHTVRKHLRKTRFELLHKEYEDEIDCLQKEVEELKSKNLSLESQIKTILDPLTLVQGNQNENKHLVTDNPSKSTPETVAEWKKKLRTANEIYEKVKDDVDKLKEVNKKLKLENGGLVRENLRLKAEVDNRSPQKFGRFAVAALQSKVEQYERETNRLKKALERSDKYIEELESQVARLKNSSEEKEAMNSICQRALSADGKGSKGSEEDVASKNQGDSARKQPSSSTSSSHLPKPSSSRLCDSSARQENTSKAELNCSKNKDLYQKQVEIMLDVTDTSMDTYLEREWGNKPSDCVPYKGEELYDLPAPCTPLSLSCLHLSTPESRESSVVQVGGSKKHSNHLRKLVFDDFCDSSSVSNKDSSEDDISRSENEKKSECFTSPKTGFWDCCSTSFAQSLDFESSEGNTIANSVGEISSKLSEKSGSCISKRLNSIRSFEMNRTRTSSEASMDAAYLDKISELDSMMSESDNSKSPCNNGFKSLDLDGLSKSSQGSEFLEEPDKLEEKTKLNLSKGSLTNDQLENGNEWKPTSFFLLSPSDQEMNDDFSLHSGSSPGTNELKPPSCLFQTEFSQGILLSSSHRLFEDQRFGSSLFKMSSEMHSLHNHLQSPWSTSFVPEKRNKNVNQSTKRKIQSSLSNASPSKATKS
- the OBI1 gene encoding ORC ubiquitin ligase 1 isoform X1; translated protein: MAQTVQNVTLSLTLPITCHICLGKVRQPVICINNHVFCSICIDLWLKNNSQCPACRVPITPENPCKEIIGGTSESEPMLSHTVRKHLRKTRFELLHKEYEDEIDCLQKEVEELKSKNLSLESQIKTILDPLTLVQGNQNENKHLVTDNPSKSTPETVAEWKKKLRTANEIYEKVKDDVDKLKEVNKKLKLENGGLVRENLRLKAEVDNRSPQKFGRFAVAALQSKVEQYERETNRLKKALERSDKYIEELESQVARLKNSSEEKEAMNSICQRALSADGKGSKGSEEDVASKNQGDSARKQPSSSTSSSHLPKPSSSRLCDSSARQENTSKAELNCSKNKDLYQKQVEIMLDVTDTSMDTYLEREWGNKPSDCVPYKGEELYDLPAPCTPLSLSCLHLSTPESRESSVVQVGGSKKHSNHLRKLVFDDFCDSSSVSNKDSSEDDISRSENEKKSECFTSPKTGFWDCCSTSFAQSLDFESSEGNTIANSVGEISSKLSEKSGSCISKRLNSIRSFEMNRTRTSSEASMDAAYLDKISELDSMMSESDNSKSPCNNGFKSLDLDGLSKSSQGSEFLEEPDKLEEKTKLNLSKGSLTNDQLENGNEWKPTSFFLLSPSDQEMNDDFSLHSGSSPGTNELKPPSCLFQTEFSQGILLSSSHRLFEDQRFGSSLFKMSSEMHSLHNHLQSPWSTSFVPEKRNKNVNQSTKRKIQSSLSNASPSKATKS